A genomic region of Zalophus californianus isolate mZalCal1 chromosome 1, mZalCal1.pri.v2, whole genome shotgun sequence contains the following coding sequences:
- the LOC113917153 gene encoding olfactory receptor 7A17-like: MEADNDTGISEFLLLGLSEEPELQPIIFGLFLCLYLITVLGNLLIILAVSSDSHLHTPMYFFLASLSFVDICFTSTTVPKMLWNIQTQSQVITYAGCLTQIYFFIIFGAWDDFLLTVMAYDRFVAICHPLHYTVIMNSRLCGLLVLVSWVISVLNSLLQSLKVLRLSFRTKVEIPHFFCELNQVVGQACSDTFLNDMLMYFGIVLLGGAPLAGILYSYSKIVFSVRRISSAQGKYKAFSTCASHLSVVSLFFCTSLGVYLSSAAPQISHSNAVASVMYTVVTPMLNPFIYSLRNRDIKRTLKRITGVTVI, encoded by the coding sequence ATGGAAGCAGACAATGACACAGGAATTTCAgagtttcttcttctgggattatCAGAGGAACCAGAATTACAGCCCATCATATTTGGGCTTTTCCTCTGCCTGTACCTAATCACTGTGCTTGGGAacctgctcatcatcctggccGTCAGCTCAGACTCCcatctccacacccccatgtacttcttcctcgcAAGCCTGTCCTTTGTAGACATCTGCTTCACCTCCACCACAGTCCCCAAGATGCTGTGGAACATCCAGACTCAGAGCCAAGTCATCACCTATGCCGGCTGCCTCACACAGATATACTTTTTCATAATCTTTGGAGCCTGGGACGACTTTCTCCTGActgtgatggcctatgaccgcttCGTGGCCATCTGTCACCCCCTGCACTACACGGTCATCATGAACTCTCGGCTCTGTGGACTGCTGGTTCTGGTGTCCTGGGTCATCAGTGTTCTCAATTCCTTGTTACAGAGTTTAAAGGTGTTGCGGCTGTCCTTCCGTACAAAGGTGGAAATCCCCCATTTTTTCTGTGAACTCAATCAAGTAGTTGGGCAGGCCTGTTCTGACACCTTCCTTAACGACATGCTGATGTACTTCGGAATTGTGCTGCTTGGTGGCGCTCCCCTGGCTGGGATCCTTTATTCCTACTCGAAGATTGTTTTCTCCGTACGTAGGATATCCTCAGCTCAGGGCAAGTATAAAGCATTTTCCACCTGTGCATCTCACCTCTCTGTTGTCTCCTTATTTTTTTGTACCAGCCTAGGAGTGTACCttagctctgctgctccccagatCTCCCACTCAAATGCAGTAGCCTCGGTGATGTACACGGTGGTGACGCCCATGCTGAACCCCTTCATCTACAGCCTGAGGAACAGAGACATAAAGAGGACTCTGAAAAGAATCACTGGGGTTACAGTGATATAA